The genomic interval CGCGCTCGTCGTGCGGTGTGCGCGGGCGGTCGCCGTGGCCGGGTGCGTCGATGGTGGCGACGTGGAATCCGGCGCCGTTCACGAGGCGCTCCGCACGACCGGCCATGGCCGGTGCCTTGCTGTGGTTGCCGCCGCCGTGGCCCATCAGGACCAGGGGAGCGCGTTCGGAGGCGGAGGCCGCGGGGGACCAGAGCGCGCCGGTGAGGTCGCCGACGGTGAAGTCGCGGACGAGGACACCGTTCGACGATGTCTCGGCGGTGAAGTGCACTGAATGTTGGGAGAGTTCCATGGTGTTGCCTTTCGGGATCGCCTTGGTGTGAGGCGCTCCCGGCGACACCTATGCCGCTGGCCCAACCGTGGAAAAGAGGGGGAGCACCCACCTGGATACTGCGTTCATGGGTCTCACCTCCTCATGCGGTGTCACGGCCAACGGCAAGTTAGCAGCCCGGTCGCCGTCGCGGCCAACGCTTTTCCGTCTCGGCACCGCTGCATGCGCGTACATCTAATGTTCTTGACACCTTCCCGGGCCGACGACGTAAGTTGAGGCGATCGGTCCCGGACGGATGGAGGCCCCGATGCGCGTACCCGACGCCGCACCCCACGGTGCCGTCCCGGGCGCGTGGCTGATCATCCGGCGGCATGTCGACTACTGCCGTACCGCCTCCGCCGTCTGTCCTTCCGCACGCCCCTGACCCATGCCGGCCCCTCGGGCCGGCCGTCTCGACGTGTTCTCGGAAGGAACCCCATGTCCGGCCCCGCCCTGCGGCTCGCCCTCGAAATCGACGGTGACGGCGCCCATCCCGCGGCCTGGCGCCGCGCCGCCCACTCGCCCGACCAGCTGCTGAGCCCACGCCGGTTGGCCCGCGTCGCCGCCGCGGCGGAGAACGCCGGGTTCACCCTGCTCACCCTGGACGACGGCGCACTCCCGCCCGGCGCCGGGCCCGACGTGGTCGGCCGGATCGGCGCGGTGGAGCGGGCCGCGTTCATCGCCGCGTCGACGAGCGTCGTCGGCATCGCGCCGGTCGTGCCGCCCACCTACGCCGAACCCTTCCACGTATCAAGCCAGTTGGCGTCCCTGGACCACATCTCGGCCGGGCGCGCCGGGTGGGTGGTGAGCGAGGAGACGCGGCCCGAGGCGGCCTCCGTCTGGGGGCGCCCGCTCGTCGACGGGGACGCGGCCCGCGCCCGCGAGTCGCGTGACGGCGTCGAGGTCGTCCGCGATCTGTGGGACTCCTGGGAGGACGACGCGGTCATCCGCTCCGTCGCCACCAGCCGCTACCTCGACCGCGACCGGCTGCACTACGTCGACTTCACCGGCGACACCTACACGGTGAAGGGCCCGGCGATCGTGCCGCGTCCACCGCAGGGCCAACTCGTCGTATTCGGCAGCCCCGACCGCGTCCCCGGCGATCAACTCGACGTTGCCCTCGTCGAGGGCCGCGACCTCGCCGCCGTCACCGCGAGCGCGTCCGCCGCCGGAACGCCGCGCACCTTCGCCGAGGTCGAAATCGCCCTCGACACCGCGGACGCCACGGCCGAGGAACGCGTCGCCGACCTTGAGGAGCATGGGTCCTGGAGCGACCGGGGTCGGCTGCGCCACATCGGCTCGGCCGCCGGACTCGCCGCGCTGCTGGGGGAGTTGAGGGGCGTGGTGGACGGAGTGCGCCTGCATCCACTGGTGTTGGACGAGGACCTCCCCGAGCTGTCCCGGCTCGTCCTGCCCCATCTCTTCGAACGACGGCACGCCGTACGCCCGTTGCCCGGCGCGTCCCTGCGCACCCACCTGGGCCTCGACCGGCCCGCCAACCGCTACGCCGCCGCGGCCGCCCAGGAGGACGCACGATGACCCGCACCGACCCCCTCGACGTCCCCCGCCCCGACGCCCGACTCCACTTCGGCGTCTTCTTCCAGGGCGTCAACCACTGGACCGTCTGGTCGGACCCCGCCAGCGGTTCCCAGATCGACCCCGCCAACTTCCGGCGCGTGGCGCAGACCGCCGAACGGGGCCTGTTCGACGCGTTCTTCCTGGGGGAGGGGCTGCGACTGCGCGAGGTCGACGGCCAGATCCACGATCTCGACGTCGCCGGACGGCCCGACGCCATCACCCAACTCGCCGCGCTGGCAGCCGTGACGGATCGGATCGGTCTGGTCAGCACGTCCAACACCACCTTCAACGAAGCCCCGGATCTCGCCCGCCGCCTGTCCGGCCTCGACCTGCTCTCGGAGGGCCGTGCCGGCTGGAACGTGGTGACCACCGACAACGCCTGGACCGGCGCCAACTTCCGCCGCGGCGGCTACCTCGACCACGCCGACCGCTACCGGCGCGCCGAGGAGTTCCTCACCGTCGCCCGCGCGATCTGGGACAGCTGGGAGGACGCGGCCGTGTCCGACTCGGCGGATGCCCCGTCCTGGGCGGCACCCGGCGCCGTACGCCAAGTCCGCCACCAGGGACCGCAGTTCGACGTCGACCTCGCACCCACCCTGCCGCGCAGCGCCCAGGGACACCCGGTGATCTTCCAGGCCGGGGACTCCGGCGAGGGCCGGGACTTCGCGGCCCGCAACGCCGACGTCATCTTCTCCGCGCACGGCAACGACTTCGACGACGCCCTCGCCTTCGCCGACGATCTGCGGCGCCGGCTGCGGGCCGTCGGCCGCCCCGAGGACGACCTGCGCATCCTCCCCGGTACCGAGATCATCATCGGCGCCACGGAGGAGGAGGCCCTGGAGAAGAAACGCTGGATCCGCCTCCAACAGGTCACTCCGGCAACCGCGTTGGGCATCGCCGGGCTGCTGTGGGGCATCGACCTCTCCGGACGGGACGCCGACGGGCCGTTGCCCAAGGAGGACCCGGTCGCCGCCGAGAACGACGGCTCCTTCGGCGCGCGGCGCATCGCCGACCCCCGTCAAGTCGTCGCCGAATGGCGGGAGAAGGCCGACGCGAACCGCTGGTCGCTGCGCGAGACCGTCATCGCGCTCGGCCCCCAGCGCGGCCACGTCGGCACCCCGGAGGGCCTGGCGGACAAGTTCGCCCATTTCGTCCGGCACGGCGCGGTCGACGGCTTCAACGTCACGCCGTACCTGATCCCCGACGGCCTCGACGACATCGTCGACCACCTCGTCCCCGCGCTCCAGGAACGCGGCGTCTACCGCACCGACTACACCGGTACGACCCTCCGCGAACACCTGGACCTGCGCGAACCCCTCACCCACCGCACCACGACGGACCGCCGC from Streptomyces sp. NBC_01288 carries:
- a CDS encoding NtaA/DmoA family FMN-dependent monooxygenase (This protein belongs to a clade of FMN-dependent monooxygenases, within a broader family of flavin-dependent oxidoreductases, the luciferase-like monooxygenase (LMM) family, some of whose members use coenzyme F420 rather than FMN.) is translated as MTRTDPLDVPRPDARLHFGVFFQGVNHWTVWSDPASGSQIDPANFRRVAQTAERGLFDAFFLGEGLRLREVDGQIHDLDVAGRPDAITQLAALAAVTDRIGLVSTSNTTFNEAPDLARRLSGLDLLSEGRAGWNVVTTDNAWTGANFRRGGYLDHADRYRRAEEFLTVARAIWDSWEDAAVSDSADAPSWAAPGAVRQVRHQGPQFDVDLAPTLPRSAQGHPVIFQAGDSGEGRDFAARNADVIFSAHGNDFDDALAFADDLRRRLRAVGRPEDDLRILPGTEIIIGATEEEALEKKRWIRLQQVTPATALGIAGLLWGIDLSGRDADGPLPKEDPVAAENDGSFGARRIADPRQVVAEWREKADANRWSLRETVIALGPQRGHVGTPEGLADKFAHFVRHGAVDGFNVTPYLIPDGLDDIVDHLVPALQERGVYRTDYTGTTLREHLDLREPLTHRTTTDRRRAG
- a CDS encoding LLM class flavin-dependent oxidoreductase, whose translation is MSGPALRLALEIDGDGAHPAAWRRAAHSPDQLLSPRRLARVAAAAENAGFTLLTLDDGALPPGAGPDVVGRIGAVERAAFIAASTSVVGIAPVVPPTYAEPFHVSSQLASLDHISAGRAGWVVSEETRPEAASVWGRPLVDGDAARARESRDGVEVVRDLWDSWEDDAVIRSVATSRYLDRDRLHYVDFTGDTYTVKGPAIVPRPPQGQLVVFGSPDRVPGDQLDVALVEGRDLAAVTASASAAGTPRTFAEVEIALDTADATAEERVADLEEHGSWSDRGRLRHIGSAAGLAALLGELRGVVDGVRLHPLVLDEDLPELSRLVLPHLFERRHAVRPLPGASLRTHLGLDRPANRYAAAAAQEDAR